Proteins co-encoded in one Symmachiella macrocystis genomic window:
- a CDS encoding formylmethanofuran dehydrogenase subunit B: MEVIQNVACTKCGCVCDDLQVSVENGRVHAVSGACKLSESWFLEQDTQQPPSAAINDQPVEIPSAIEYAADLLLKSQAPLIFGLSRSSSDGQRAAVQLADKVGAIIDTTASLCHAPSIMAIQHVGESTCSLGEIKNRADLVIFWGVDPVQSHPRHFERYSVDPVGEFVPNGRSDRTVIVIDSERTQTADAADIFLPVEPGTDFEMIWMLRSLLRGESPTEDAYSGIPIDQLTELADRMKSCRCGVVFFGLGLAHQQLGHLNVEALLRLVTELNAYTRFHARRMRMHGDVTGADCVLCWQTGFPFGVNLGRGYPQYNPSEFSANDLFERGEVDLCLFVGGESVPHMSPAARRYLETIPTILLDHPTVPVHFQPQLRFTTAVYGVHLPGVVYRMDEVPIPLRQILPTTYPSDAEILQRITDAFVNVCG; the protein is encoded by the coding sequence ATGGAAGTGATACAGAATGTCGCCTGCACTAAATGTGGGTGTGTTTGTGACGACCTGCAGGTGTCGGTCGAAAACGGCCGGGTCCACGCGGTGTCCGGCGCTTGCAAACTCTCTGAATCTTGGTTTCTGGAACAAGACACGCAGCAACCACCTAGTGCGGCGATCAATGATCAGCCTGTTGAGATCCCATCCGCAATTGAATATGCCGCCGATTTATTGCTGAAGTCGCAGGCTCCACTAATTTTTGGGTTGTCGCGCAGCAGTTCCGATGGACAACGCGCCGCTGTGCAACTCGCCGATAAAGTTGGCGCAATCATCGACACAACGGCATCGCTCTGCCATGCACCGTCGATTATGGCGATTCAACATGTCGGGGAGTCGACATGCTCTTTAGGAGAAATCAAGAATCGCGCCGATCTGGTGATCTTTTGGGGCGTCGACCCCGTTCAAAGTCATCCGCGACATTTCGAACGCTATTCCGTGGACCCGGTTGGTGAATTCGTCCCGAATGGGCGCAGCGATCGTACCGTGATCGTGATTGACTCCGAGCGAACACAAACTGCCGACGCCGCTGACATCTTCCTGCCGGTCGAGCCAGGTACTGATTTCGAAATGATTTGGATGCTCCGCAGTTTATTGCGTGGTGAGTCGCCAACAGAGGACGCCTATTCCGGTATTCCCATTGATCAACTCACAGAGCTAGCGGACCGCATGAAGTCGTGTCGTTGTGGTGTCGTCTTTTTTGGTTTGGGATTAGCACATCAGCAATTGGGGCATCTCAACGTCGAGGCTCTGTTACGACTCGTCACCGAATTGAATGCCTACACGCGGTTTCATGCCCGGCGAATGCGAATGCATGGCGACGTCACGGGAGCAGACTGTGTACTCTGTTGGCAGACGGGTTTTCCGTTTGGTGTCAATTTGGGCCGAGGGTATCCGCAGTATAATCCGAGCGAATTCTCCGCCAACGATCTGTTCGAACGTGGCGAGGTCGATCTGTGCCTGTTTGTGGGGGGCGAAAGCGTTCCGCACATGTCGCCAGCAGCCCGGCGTTATTTAGAAACCATCCCGACGATTTTGCTGGACCACCCCACCGTGCCCGTCCATTTCCAACCCCAGCTTCGCTTCACGACTGCCGTGTACGGTGTGCATCTTCCGGGAGTCGTGTATCGCATGGACGAAGTGCCGATCCCGTTGCGGCAGATTTTGCCGACGACTTATCCCAGCGATGCTGAAATCTTGCAGCGGATCACGGATGCGTTTGTAAACGTCTGTGGCTAA
- a CDS encoding PEP-CTERM sorting domain-containing protein has product MKTSLMLSAVVLVACSLDAQAGFIDFESGYSDLEIINSAIDTGDNLVTISTTGNTNSAFSYIAKVGTPPRTGFTTGGNAAVSDDEAVDGRAGGFFLTDDTVGDVAINSADYVFSFADGITDLSMDIFDFRVDGGAQNVGSTATAMLTLFSDEAMTNIVGMTSFTADLQNQPIDGNWENLLVIADGVAVKAVLDLGGVDRGVGVDNISFTTEPPPVNPVPEPSSFVLMGLGAIGLIGFRRRQQRRAAK; this is encoded by the coding sequence ATGAAGACAAGTTTAATGCTGAGTGCGGTTGTATTGGTTGCCTGTAGCTTAGATGCACAGGCTGGGTTTATTGACTTCGAAAGCGGCTACTCCGATCTGGAGATCATCAACAGCGCGATCGACACGGGTGACAATTTGGTCACGATCTCCACCACTGGTAACACCAACTCGGCGTTCTCCTACATTGCTAAGGTTGGAACGCCGCCTCGGACCGGATTTACCACCGGTGGAAATGCCGCAGTCAGTGACGACGAGGCTGTCGACGGTCGGGCGGGAGGGTTCTTCCTCACCGATGATACCGTGGGTGATGTCGCAATCAATTCGGCGGACTACGTCTTCAGCTTTGCCGATGGCATTACTGACTTGAGTATGGACATCTTCGACTTCCGTGTCGATGGGGGAGCACAGAACGTCGGATCGACGGCTACAGCGATGTTGACATTGTTCTCCGATGAGGCGATGACGAACATCGTTGGCATGACCTCCTTCACAGCGGATTTGCAAAATCAGCCGATCGACGGCAACTGGGAAAACCTGCTGGTCATCGCCGACGGCGTGGCTGTGAAAGCCGTCTTGGATCTGGGCGGAGTGGATCGCGGTGTGGGTGTCGACAACATCAGCTTCACCACCGAGCCGCCGCCGGTCAATCCGGTTCCCGAACCCTCGTCGTTCGTGCTAATGGGCCTCGGTGCCATTGGCCTGATCGGCTTCCGCCGTCGCCAACAACGTCGTGCGGCCAAATAA